Proteins found in one Megalobrama amblycephala isolate DHTTF-2021 linkage group LG5, ASM1881202v1, whole genome shotgun sequence genomic segment:
- the srrm1 gene encoding serine/arginine repetitive matrix protein 1 isoform X1 has translation MDAGFFRGTSAEQDNRFSNKHKKLLKQLKFAECLEKKVDMTKVNLEVIKPWITQRVTEILGFEDDVVIEFVFNQLEEKNPDGKMMQINLTGFLNGKNAREFMKDLWPLLLSAQENIAGIPSAFLEQKKEEIKQRQIEQEKLASLKKIDEDKREKEIKERAQSKSPKRRKSRSPVKRDRKSSPSRSPRRKPSPAASPPSSPPNNKEEPKQEPDQSESSKPEPLVQEASSTSDLVGEMKPDSLTEAVKESSPDKTSKSEDRPKPRERDRDKDGRRDRPRHRSRSPRSRKRPRSRSRSFSPRRRSPRRRISPRRRSPPRRRPPSRHRRSRSPVRSRRRSRSRSSSGSSSSRSPHKRAGKRRSVTPPRKLPRRLDPASPSRRRGRSPSGPDTSPSAVKHRPGGRNDTPSPKPRRSDASESEEEKVGKGSTADSVQQRRQYRRQNQQSSSDTGSSSSSEDEGPRRQNRGAGARNGEIRRRRSHSPASPRRRHRDASPRKRRSPSPAGRRHRSPSPVRRRRSPSPPPRRRSPSPPHRRFTPPIQRRYSPSPPLAQKRRSSVSPPKRRRSPSPVSKHRGSPSPLSKRRGSPSPISKRRGSPSPLSKRRGSPSPVSKRRGSPSPVSKRRGSPSPMSKRRGSPSPVSKRRASPSPVAKRRASPSPVAKRRASPSPVAKRRGSPSPVAKRRGSPSPVAKRRSSRSPKRSRGSSPGKRGTSPSSVSPPPRHRRSSPNPPAAQRGRDARSSPSAHATRVSSSPPARYGPSSLSPQRQRRQTSPSHSTRPIRRVSRTPEPRKSQRGSQSPQPVRRQVSHSPSASPPPPTAHKRPASVSPSRSASRSPPPPAKKNSSVSPSPSPNKNSDAEGGKKKKKKKEKKHKKEKKHKKHKKQKKEKSGEEKSGGVAGGHGQEAEPDSDQKKESESEVEDSLDDLEKHLREKALRSMRKAQMSPSSQS, from the exons ATGGACGCGGGGTTTTTCCGC gGCACCAGTGCGGAGCAGGATAACCGCTTCAGCAACAAACATAAGAAGCTGTTGAAGCAGCTGAAGTTTGCAGAATGTCTGGAGAAGAAG GTGGATATGACCAAGGTCAACCTGGAAGTCATCAAGCCCTGGATCACCCAGCGTGTGACGGAGATCCTTGGATTTGAGGATGATGTCGTCATCGAATTTGTCTTCAACCAGCTGGAGGAAAAG AATCCAGATGGGAAGATGATGCAGATTAATTTGACAGGGTTTTTGAATGGGAAGAACGCTCGGGAATTCATGAAGGACCTCTGGCCGCTGTTGCTAAGTGCCCAGGAGAACATCGCCGGTATCCCGTCTGCCTTCCTGGAGCAAAAGAAAGAGGAGATCAAACAGAGACAG ATCGAACAGGAGAAACTCGCCTCTCTGAAAAAAATAGATGAGGATAAAAGGGAGAAGGAGATCAAAGAGCGAGCTCAGTCAAAAAGCCCTAAAAG GAGGAAGTCCCGCTCCCCTGTGAAGCGCGACCGTAAATCCAGTCCCTCTCGCTCTCCTCGCCGAAAACCGAGCCCGGCTGCCTCGCCGCCTTCTAGTCCGCCCAATAATAAAGAAGAACCAAAGCAAGAACCGGACCAATCAGAGAGCTCCAAACCAGAGCCACTTGTTCAGGAGGCTTCCTCTACCAG TGATCTGGTGGGTGAGATGAAGCCGGACTCCTTAACAGAGGCTGTAAAAGAATCCTCTCCAGACAAAACATCCAAATCGGAAGACAGGCCCAAACCCAGAGAACGGGACAGAGACAAGGATGGACGGAGAGATCGCCCACGCCACCGCTCTCGTTCTCCTCGCTCTCGCAAACGACCTCGATCCCGCTCTAG GTCGTTCTCTCCTCGCCGCAGAAGTCCCAGGAGGCGAATCTCTCCAAGACGTAGGAGCCCCCCTAGACGTCGACCTCCCTCTAGGCATAGACGTAGCCGTTCACCTGTCCGCAG CAGGCGGCGCTCTCGCTCCCGGTCCTCCTCAGGCAGCTCCTCCTCTCGGTCACCCCATAAGAGAGCAGGGAAACGTAGGTCAGTTACACCGCCCAGAAAACTTCCACGGCGCTTAGACCCCGCCAGCCCCTCCAGAAGACGAGGCCGCAGTCCTTCAGGACCAGACACCAGCCCTTCAG CTGTGAAGCACAGGCCTGGTGGAAGAAATGACACACCTTCTCCAAAACCTAGACGGTCTGATGCATCAGAGTCTG AAGAGGAGAAGGTGGGCAAAGGGTCAACGGCAGATTCTGTCCAGCAGCGCCGTCAGTATCGGAGACAGAATCAGCAGTCCTCTTCAG ACACTGGTTCATCCTCTTCTTCTGAAGATGAAGGTCCAAGGAGGCAGAATAGGGGGGCAGGTGCCAGGAATGGAGAAATCAGAAGGCGACGGAGCCATTCACCTGCATCACCACGGAGGCGACACAGAGATGCATCCCCAAG AAAGAGACGTTCTCCATCACCTGCTGGCCGTAGACATCGATCACCCTCTCCTGTTCGCCGCCGCAGGTCACCCTCTCCTCCCCCGAGACGCAG ATCTCCATCTCCACCTCATCGCCGTTTCACTCCTCCTATCCAGCGCAGATACAGTCCCTCCCCTCCCCTAGCTCAAAAAAGGCGCTCATCAGTGTCTCCTCCCAAACGTAGAAGGTCTCCATCCCCTGTATCCAAACATAGAGGGTCTCCTTCACCTCTGTCCAAGAGGAGAGGATCCCCTTCGCCCATTTCAAAACGCAGAGGGTCTCCTTCACCCTTGTCCAAGAGGAGAGGATCTCCTTCCCCCGTTTCAAAACGCAGAGGGTCTCCTTCCCCCGTTTCAAAACGCAGAGGGTCTCCTTCACCCATGTCCAAACGCAGAGGGTCTCCATCACCTGTGTCGAAGCGCAGGGCGTCTCCCTCGCCAGTGGCCAAGCGCAGGGCGTCTCCCTCGCCAGTGGCCAAACGCAGGGCATCTCCCTCGCCAGTGGCAAAGCGTAGAGGATCCCCCTCCCCTGTGGCGAAGCGTAGAGGGTCGCCCTCCCCTGTGGCCAAACGTCGCTCCTCTCGATCCCCCAAACGGAGCCGTGGCAGTAGTCCAGGAAAAAGAGGTACTTCACCCTCGTCTGTTTCGCCTCCACCCCGCCACCGTAGAAGCTCTCCAAATCCCCCTGCAGCCCAACGCGGCAGAGATGCCCGCTCCTCTCCCTCTGCCCATGCTACTCGAGTGTCTTCCAGTCCTCCAGCTCGATACGGGCCCTCGAGTTTATCCCCACAGAGACAAAGACGTCAGACGTCCCCATCTCACAGCACCAGACCCATTCGCAGGGTTTCCCGCACACCAGAACCACGCAAATCTCAGAG AGGTTCTCAGAGCCCCCAGCCTGTTAGGAGGCAGGTTTCACATTCACCATCtgcttctcctcctcctcccacGGCTCACAAGCGACCTGCTTCAGTCTCACCCTCTCGTTCTGCTAGCCGTTCTCCACCTCCACCTGCCAAAAAGAACAGCAGTGTCTCCCCGAGCCCATCACCTAACAAG AACTCAGATGCAGAAGGTggtaaaaagaagaaaaagaagaaagagaagaaacacaagaaagagaaaaaacacaagaagcATAAGAAACAGAAGAAGGAGAAGAGTGGAGAAGAAAAGAGTGGAGGGGTGGCAGGAGGACACGGACAGGAAGCAGAGCCAGACTCTGACCAGAAAAAG GAATCAGAGAGTGAAGTAGAAGACAGTTTGGATGATCTGGAGAAGCACCTACGTGAGAAAGCTCTTCGCTCAATGAGGAAGGCCCAGATGTCTCCATCATCTCAGTCCTGA
- the srrm1 gene encoding serine/arginine repetitive matrix protein 1 isoform X3: MTKVNLEVIKPWITQRVTEILGFEDDVVIEFVFNQLEEKNPDGKMMQINLTGFLNGKNAREFMKDLWPLLLSAQENIAGIPSAFLEQKKEEIKQRQIEQEKLASLKKIDEDKREKEIKERAQSKSPKRRKSRSPVKRDRKSSPSRSPRRKPSPAASPPSSPPNNKEEPKQEPDQSESSKPEPLVQEASSTSDLVGEMKPDSLTEAVKESSPDKTSKSEDRPKPRERDRDKDGRRDRPRHRSRSPRSRKRPRSRSRSFSPRRRSPRRRISPRRRSPPRRRPPSRHRRSRSPVRSRRRSRSRSSSGSSSSRSPHKRAGKRRSVTPPRKLPRRLDPASPSRRRGRSPSGPDTSPSAVKHRPGGRNDTPSPKPRRSDASESDTGSSSSSEDEGPRRQNRGAGARNGEIRRRRSHSPASPRRRHRDASPRKRRSPSPAGRRHRSPSPVRRRRSPSPPPRRRSPSPPHRRFTPPIQRRYSPSPPLAQKRRSSVSPPKRRRSPSPVSKHRGSPSPLSKRRGSPSPISKRRGSPSPLSKRRGSPSPVSKRRGSPSPVSKRRGSPSPMSKRRGSPSPVSKRRASPSPVAKRRASPSPVAKRRASPSPVAKRRGSPSPVAKRRGSPSPVAKRRSSRSPKRSRGSSPGKRGTSPSSVSPPPRHRRSSPNPPAAQRGRDARSSPSAHATRVSSSPPARYGPSSLSPQRQRRQTSPSHSTRPIRRVSRTPEPRKSQRGSQSPQPVRRQVSHSPSASPPPPTAHKRPASVSPSRSASRSPPPPAKKNSSVSPSPSPNKNSDAEGGKKKKKKKEKKHKKEKKHKKHKKQKKEKSGEEKSGGVAGGHGQEAEPDSDQKKESESEVEDSLDDLEKHLREKALRSMRKAQMSPSSQS, translated from the exons ATGACCAAGGTCAACCTGGAAGTCATCAAGCCCTGGATCACCCAGCGTGTGACGGAGATCCTTGGATTTGAGGATGATGTCGTCATCGAATTTGTCTTCAACCAGCTGGAGGAAAAG AATCCAGATGGGAAGATGATGCAGATTAATTTGACAGGGTTTTTGAATGGGAAGAACGCTCGGGAATTCATGAAGGACCTCTGGCCGCTGTTGCTAAGTGCCCAGGAGAACATCGCCGGTATCCCGTCTGCCTTCCTGGAGCAAAAGAAAGAGGAGATCAAACAGAGACAG ATCGAACAGGAGAAACTCGCCTCTCTGAAAAAAATAGATGAGGATAAAAGGGAGAAGGAGATCAAAGAGCGAGCTCAGTCAAAAAGCCCTAAAAG GAGGAAGTCCCGCTCCCCTGTGAAGCGCGACCGTAAATCCAGTCCCTCTCGCTCTCCTCGCCGAAAACCGAGCCCGGCTGCCTCGCCGCCTTCTAGTCCGCCCAATAATAAAGAAGAACCAAAGCAAGAACCGGACCAATCAGAGAGCTCCAAACCAGAGCCACTTGTTCAGGAGGCTTCCTCTACCAG TGATCTGGTGGGTGAGATGAAGCCGGACTCCTTAACAGAGGCTGTAAAAGAATCCTCTCCAGACAAAACATCCAAATCGGAAGACAGGCCCAAACCCAGAGAACGGGACAGAGACAAGGATGGACGGAGAGATCGCCCACGCCACCGCTCTCGTTCTCCTCGCTCTCGCAAACGACCTCGATCCCGCTCTAG GTCGTTCTCTCCTCGCCGCAGAAGTCCCAGGAGGCGAATCTCTCCAAGACGTAGGAGCCCCCCTAGACGTCGACCTCCCTCTAGGCATAGACGTAGCCGTTCACCTGTCCGCAG CAGGCGGCGCTCTCGCTCCCGGTCCTCCTCAGGCAGCTCCTCCTCTCGGTCACCCCATAAGAGAGCAGGGAAACGTAGGTCAGTTACACCGCCCAGAAAACTTCCACGGCGCTTAGACCCCGCCAGCCCCTCCAGAAGACGAGGCCGCAGTCCTTCAGGACCAGACACCAGCCCTTCAG CTGTGAAGCACAGGCCTGGTGGAAGAAATGACACACCTTCTCCAAAACCTAGACGGTCTGATGCATCAGAGTCTG ACACTGGTTCATCCTCTTCTTCTGAAGATGAAGGTCCAAGGAGGCAGAATAGGGGGGCAGGTGCCAGGAATGGAGAAATCAGAAGGCGACGGAGCCATTCACCTGCATCACCACGGAGGCGACACAGAGATGCATCCCCAAG AAAGAGACGTTCTCCATCACCTGCTGGCCGTAGACATCGATCACCCTCTCCTGTTCGCCGCCGCAGGTCACCCTCTCCTCCCCCGAGACGCAG ATCTCCATCTCCACCTCATCGCCGTTTCACTCCTCCTATCCAGCGCAGATACAGTCCCTCCCCTCCCCTAGCTCAAAAAAGGCGCTCATCAGTGTCTCCTCCCAAACGTAGAAGGTCTCCATCCCCTGTATCCAAACATAGAGGGTCTCCTTCACCTCTGTCCAAGAGGAGAGGATCCCCTTCGCCCATTTCAAAACGCAGAGGGTCTCCTTCACCCTTGTCCAAGAGGAGAGGATCTCCTTCCCCCGTTTCAAAACGCAGAGGGTCTCCTTCCCCCGTTTCAAAACGCAGAGGGTCTCCTTCACCCATGTCCAAACGCAGAGGGTCTCCATCACCTGTGTCGAAGCGCAGGGCGTCTCCCTCGCCAGTGGCCAAGCGCAGGGCGTCTCCCTCGCCAGTGGCCAAACGCAGGGCATCTCCCTCGCCAGTGGCAAAGCGTAGAGGATCCCCCTCCCCTGTGGCGAAGCGTAGAGGGTCGCCCTCCCCTGTGGCCAAACGTCGCTCCTCTCGATCCCCCAAACGGAGCCGTGGCAGTAGTCCAGGAAAAAGAGGTACTTCACCCTCGTCTGTTTCGCCTCCACCCCGCCACCGTAGAAGCTCTCCAAATCCCCCTGCAGCCCAACGCGGCAGAGATGCCCGCTCCTCTCCCTCTGCCCATGCTACTCGAGTGTCTTCCAGTCCTCCAGCTCGATACGGGCCCTCGAGTTTATCCCCACAGAGACAAAGACGTCAGACGTCCCCATCTCACAGCACCAGACCCATTCGCAGGGTTTCCCGCACACCAGAACCACGCAAATCTCAGAG AGGTTCTCAGAGCCCCCAGCCTGTTAGGAGGCAGGTTTCACATTCACCATCtgcttctcctcctcctcccacGGCTCACAAGCGACCTGCTTCAGTCTCACCCTCTCGTTCTGCTAGCCGTTCTCCACCTCCACCTGCCAAAAAGAACAGCAGTGTCTCCCCGAGCCCATCACCTAACAAG AACTCAGATGCAGAAGGTggtaaaaagaagaaaaagaagaaagagaagaaacacaagaaagagaaaaaacacaagaagcATAAGAAACAGAAGAAGGAGAAGAGTGGAGAAGAAAAGAGTGGAGGGGTGGCAGGAGGACACGGACAGGAAGCAGAGCCAGACTCTGACCAGAAAAAG GAATCAGAGAGTGAAGTAGAAGACAGTTTGGATGATCTGGAGAAGCACCTACGTGAGAAAGCTCTTCGCTCAATGAGGAAGGCCCAGATGTCTCCATCATCTCAGTCCTGA
- the srrm1 gene encoding serine/arginine repetitive matrix protein 1 isoform X2 has translation MDAGFFRGTSAEQDNRFSNKHKKLLKQLKFAECLEKKVDMTKVNLEVIKPWITQRVTEILGFEDDVVIEFVFNQLEEKNPDGKMMQINLTGFLNGKNAREFMKDLWPLLLSAQENIAGIPSAFLEQKKEEIKQRQIEQEKLASLKKIDEDKREKEIKERAQSKSPKRRKSRSPVKRDRKSSPSRSPRRKPSPAASPPSSPPNNKEEPKQEPDQSESSKPEPLVQEASSTSDLVGEMKPDSLTEAVKESSPDKTSKSEDRPKPRERDRDKDGRRDRPRHRSRSPRSRKRPRSRSRSFSPRRRSPRRRISPRRRSPPRRRPPSRHRRSRSPVRRRRSRSRSSSGSSSSRSPHKRAGKRRSVTPPRKLPRRLDPASPSRRRGRSPSGPDTSPSAVKHRPGGRNDTPSPKPRRSDASESEEEKVGKGSTADSVQQRRQYRRQNQQSSSDTGSSSSSEDEGPRRQNRGAGARNGEIRRRRSHSPASPRRRHRDASPRKRRSPSPAGRRHRSPSPVRRRRSPSPPPRRRSPSPPHRRFTPPIQRRYSPSPPLAQKRRSSVSPPKRRRSPSPVSKHRGSPSPLSKRRGSPSPISKRRGSPSPLSKRRGSPSPVSKRRGSPSPVSKRRGSPSPMSKRRGSPSPVSKRRASPSPVAKRRASPSPVAKRRASPSPVAKRRGSPSPVAKRRGSPSPVAKRRSSRSPKRSRGSSPGKRGTSPSSVSPPPRHRRSSPNPPAAQRGRDARSSPSAHATRVSSSPPARYGPSSLSPQRQRRQTSPSHSTRPIRRVSRTPEPRKSQRGSQSPQPVRRQVSHSPSASPPPPTAHKRPASVSPSRSASRSPPPPAKKNSSVSPSPSPNKNSDAEGGKKKKKKKEKKHKKEKKHKKHKKQKKEKSGEEKSGGVAGGHGQEAEPDSDQKKESESEVEDSLDDLEKHLREKALRSMRKAQMSPSSQS, from the exons ATGGACGCGGGGTTTTTCCGC gGCACCAGTGCGGAGCAGGATAACCGCTTCAGCAACAAACATAAGAAGCTGTTGAAGCAGCTGAAGTTTGCAGAATGTCTGGAGAAGAAG GTGGATATGACCAAGGTCAACCTGGAAGTCATCAAGCCCTGGATCACCCAGCGTGTGACGGAGATCCTTGGATTTGAGGATGATGTCGTCATCGAATTTGTCTTCAACCAGCTGGAGGAAAAG AATCCAGATGGGAAGATGATGCAGATTAATTTGACAGGGTTTTTGAATGGGAAGAACGCTCGGGAATTCATGAAGGACCTCTGGCCGCTGTTGCTAAGTGCCCAGGAGAACATCGCCGGTATCCCGTCTGCCTTCCTGGAGCAAAAGAAAGAGGAGATCAAACAGAGACAG ATCGAACAGGAGAAACTCGCCTCTCTGAAAAAAATAGATGAGGATAAAAGGGAGAAGGAGATCAAAGAGCGAGCTCAGTCAAAAAGCCCTAAAAG GAGGAAGTCCCGCTCCCCTGTGAAGCGCGACCGTAAATCCAGTCCCTCTCGCTCTCCTCGCCGAAAACCGAGCCCGGCTGCCTCGCCGCCTTCTAGTCCGCCCAATAATAAAGAAGAACCAAAGCAAGAACCGGACCAATCAGAGAGCTCCAAACCAGAGCCACTTGTTCAGGAGGCTTCCTCTACCAG TGATCTGGTGGGTGAGATGAAGCCGGACTCCTTAACAGAGGCTGTAAAAGAATCCTCTCCAGACAAAACATCCAAATCGGAAGACAGGCCCAAACCCAGAGAACGGGACAGAGACAAGGATGGACGGAGAGATCGCCCACGCCACCGCTCTCGTTCTCCTCGCTCTCGCAAACGACCTCGATCCCGCTCTAG GTCGTTCTCTCCTCGCCGCAGAAGTCCCAGGAGGCGAATCTCTCCAAGACGTAGGAGCCCCCCTAGACGTCGACCTCCCTCTAGGCATAGACGTAGCCGTTCACCTGTCCGCAG GCGGCGCTCTCGCTCCCGGTCCTCCTCAGGCAGCTCCTCCTCTCGGTCACCCCATAAGAGAGCAGGGAAACGTAGGTCAGTTACACCGCCCAGAAAACTTCCACGGCGCTTAGACCCCGCCAGCCCCTCCAGAAGACGAGGCCGCAGTCCTTCAGGACCAGACACCAGCCCTTCAG CTGTGAAGCACAGGCCTGGTGGAAGAAATGACACACCTTCTCCAAAACCTAGACGGTCTGATGCATCAGAGTCTG AAGAGGAGAAGGTGGGCAAAGGGTCAACGGCAGATTCTGTCCAGCAGCGCCGTCAGTATCGGAGACAGAATCAGCAGTCCTCTTCAG ACACTGGTTCATCCTCTTCTTCTGAAGATGAAGGTCCAAGGAGGCAGAATAGGGGGGCAGGTGCCAGGAATGGAGAAATCAGAAGGCGACGGAGCCATTCACCTGCATCACCACGGAGGCGACACAGAGATGCATCCCCAAG AAAGAGACGTTCTCCATCACCTGCTGGCCGTAGACATCGATCACCCTCTCCTGTTCGCCGCCGCAGGTCACCCTCTCCTCCCCCGAGACGCAG ATCTCCATCTCCACCTCATCGCCGTTTCACTCCTCCTATCCAGCGCAGATACAGTCCCTCCCCTCCCCTAGCTCAAAAAAGGCGCTCATCAGTGTCTCCTCCCAAACGTAGAAGGTCTCCATCCCCTGTATCCAAACATAGAGGGTCTCCTTCACCTCTGTCCAAGAGGAGAGGATCCCCTTCGCCCATTTCAAAACGCAGAGGGTCTCCTTCACCCTTGTCCAAGAGGAGAGGATCTCCTTCCCCCGTTTCAAAACGCAGAGGGTCTCCTTCCCCCGTTTCAAAACGCAGAGGGTCTCCTTCACCCATGTCCAAACGCAGAGGGTCTCCATCACCTGTGTCGAAGCGCAGGGCGTCTCCCTCGCCAGTGGCCAAGCGCAGGGCGTCTCCCTCGCCAGTGGCCAAACGCAGGGCATCTCCCTCGCCAGTGGCAAAGCGTAGAGGATCCCCCTCCCCTGTGGCGAAGCGTAGAGGGTCGCCCTCCCCTGTGGCCAAACGTCGCTCCTCTCGATCCCCCAAACGGAGCCGTGGCAGTAGTCCAGGAAAAAGAGGTACTTCACCCTCGTCTGTTTCGCCTCCACCCCGCCACCGTAGAAGCTCTCCAAATCCCCCTGCAGCCCAACGCGGCAGAGATGCCCGCTCCTCTCCCTCTGCCCATGCTACTCGAGTGTCTTCCAGTCCTCCAGCTCGATACGGGCCCTCGAGTTTATCCCCACAGAGACAAAGACGTCAGACGTCCCCATCTCACAGCACCAGACCCATTCGCAGGGTTTCCCGCACACCAGAACCACGCAAATCTCAGAG AGGTTCTCAGAGCCCCCAGCCTGTTAGGAGGCAGGTTTCACATTCACCATCtgcttctcctcctcctcccacGGCTCACAAGCGACCTGCTTCAGTCTCACCCTCTCGTTCTGCTAGCCGTTCTCCACCTCCACCTGCCAAAAAGAACAGCAGTGTCTCCCCGAGCCCATCACCTAACAAG AACTCAGATGCAGAAGGTggtaaaaagaagaaaaagaagaaagagaagaaacacaagaaagagaaaaaacacaagaagcATAAGAAACAGAAGAAGGAGAAGAGTGGAGAAGAAAAGAGTGGAGGGGTGGCAGGAGGACACGGACAGGAAGCAGAGCCAGACTCTGACCAGAAAAAG GAATCAGAGAGTGAAGTAGAAGACAGTTTGGATGATCTGGAGAAGCACCTACGTGAGAAAGCTCTTCGCTCAATGAGGAAGGCCCAGATGTCTCCATCATCTCAGTCCTGA
- the srrm1 gene encoding serine/arginine repetitive matrix protein 1 isoform X4 produces the protein MTKVNLEVIKPWITQRVTEILGFEDDVVIEFVFNQLEEKNPDGKMMQINLTGFLNGKNAREFMKDLWPLLLSAQENIAGIPSAFLEQKKEEIKQRQIEQEKLASLKKIDEDKREKEIKERAQSKSPKRRKSRSPVKRDRKSSPSRSPRRKPSPAASPPSSPPNNKEEPKQEPDQSESSKPEPLVQEASSTSDLVGEMKPDSLTEAVKESSPDKTSKSEDRPKPRERDRDKDGRRDRPRHRSRSPRSRKRPRSRSRSFSPRRRSPRRRISPRRRSPPRRRPPSRHRRSRSPVRSRRRSRSRSSSGSSSSRSPHKRAGKRRSVTPPRKLPRRLDPASPSRRRGRSPSGPDTSPSAVKHRPGGRNDTPSPKPRRSDASESEEEKVGKGSTADSVQQRRQYRRQNQQSSSDTGSSSSSEDEGPRRQNRGAGARNGEIRRRRSHSPASPRRRHRDASPRKRRSPSPAGRRHRSPSPVRRRRSPSPPPRRRSPSPPHRRFTPPIQRRYSPSPPLAQKRRSSVSPPKRRRSPSPVSKHRGSPSPLSKRRGSPSPISKRRGSPSPLSKRRGSPSPVSKRRGSPSPVSKRRGSPSPMSKRRGSPSPVSKRRASPSPVAKRRASPSPVAKRRASPSPVAKRRGSPSPVAKRRGSPSPVAKRRSSRSPKRSRGSSPGKRGTSPSSVSPPPRHRRSSPNPPAAQRGRDARSSPSAHATRVSSSPPARYGPSSLSPQRQRRQTSPSHSTRPIRRVSRTPEPRKSQRGSQSPQPVRRQVSHSPSASPPPPTAHKRPASVSPSRSASRSPPPPAKKNSSVSPSPSPNKNSDAEGGKKKKKKKEKKHKKEKKHKKHKKQKKEKSGEEKSGGVAGGHGQEAEPDSDQKKRVK, from the exons ATGACCAAGGTCAACCTGGAAGTCATCAAGCCCTGGATCACCCAGCGTGTGACGGAGATCCTTGGATTTGAGGATGATGTCGTCATCGAATTTGTCTTCAACCAGCTGGAGGAAAAG AATCCAGATGGGAAGATGATGCAGATTAATTTGACAGGGTTTTTGAATGGGAAGAACGCTCGGGAATTCATGAAGGACCTCTGGCCGCTGTTGCTAAGTGCCCAGGAGAACATCGCCGGTATCCCGTCTGCCTTCCTGGAGCAAAAGAAAGAGGAGATCAAACAGAGACAG ATCGAACAGGAGAAACTCGCCTCTCTGAAAAAAATAGATGAGGATAAAAGGGAGAAGGAGATCAAAGAGCGAGCTCAGTCAAAAAGCCCTAAAAG GAGGAAGTCCCGCTCCCCTGTGAAGCGCGACCGTAAATCCAGTCCCTCTCGCTCTCCTCGCCGAAAACCGAGCCCGGCTGCCTCGCCGCCTTCTAGTCCGCCCAATAATAAAGAAGAACCAAAGCAAGAACCGGACCAATCAGAGAGCTCCAAACCAGAGCCACTTGTTCAGGAGGCTTCCTCTACCAG TGATCTGGTGGGTGAGATGAAGCCGGACTCCTTAACAGAGGCTGTAAAAGAATCCTCTCCAGACAAAACATCCAAATCGGAAGACAGGCCCAAACCCAGAGAACGGGACAGAGACAAGGATGGACGGAGAGATCGCCCACGCCACCGCTCTCGTTCTCCTCGCTCTCGCAAACGACCTCGATCCCGCTCTAG GTCGTTCTCTCCTCGCCGCAGAAGTCCCAGGAGGCGAATCTCTCCAAGACGTAGGAGCCCCCCTAGACGTCGACCTCCCTCTAGGCATAGACGTAGCCGTTCACCTGTCCGCAG CAGGCGGCGCTCTCGCTCCCGGTCCTCCTCAGGCAGCTCCTCCTCTCGGTCACCCCATAAGAGAGCAGGGAAACGTAGGTCAGTTACACCGCCCAGAAAACTTCCACGGCGCTTAGACCCCGCCAGCCCCTCCAGAAGACGAGGCCGCAGTCCTTCAGGACCAGACACCAGCCCTTCAG CTGTGAAGCACAGGCCTGGTGGAAGAAATGACACACCTTCTCCAAAACCTAGACGGTCTGATGCATCAGAGTCTG AAGAGGAGAAGGTGGGCAAAGGGTCAACGGCAGATTCTGTCCAGCAGCGCCGTCAGTATCGGAGACAGAATCAGCAGTCCTCTTCAG ACACTGGTTCATCCTCTTCTTCTGAAGATGAAGGTCCAAGGAGGCAGAATAGGGGGGCAGGTGCCAGGAATGGAGAAATCAGAAGGCGACGGAGCCATTCACCTGCATCACCACGGAGGCGACACAGAGATGCATCCCCAAG AAAGAGACGTTCTCCATCACCTGCTGGCCGTAGACATCGATCACCCTCTCCTGTTCGCCGCCGCAGGTCACCCTCTCCTCCCCCGAGACGCAG ATCTCCATCTCCACCTCATCGCCGTTTCACTCCTCCTATCCAGCGCAGATACAGTCCCTCCCCTCCCCTAGCTCAAAAAAGGCGCTCATCAGTGTCTCCTCCCAAACGTAGAAGGTCTCCATCCCCTGTATCCAAACATAGAGGGTCTCCTTCACCTCTGTCCAAGAGGAGAGGATCCCCTTCGCCCATTTCAAAACGCAGAGGGTCTCCTTCACCCTTGTCCAAGAGGAGAGGATCTCCTTCCCCCGTTTCAAAACGCAGAGGGTCTCCTTCCCCCGTTTCAAAACGCAGAGGGTCTCCTTCACCCATGTCCAAACGCAGAGGGTCTCCATCACCTGTGTCGAAGCGCAGGGCGTCTCCCTCGCCAGTGGCCAAGCGCAGGGCGTCTCCCTCGCCAGTGGCCAAACGCAGGGCATCTCCCTCGCCAGTGGCAAAGCGTAGAGGATCCCCCTCCCCTGTGGCGAAGCGTAGAGGGTCGCCCTCCCCTGTGGCCAAACGTCGCTCCTCTCGATCCCCCAAACGGAGCCGTGGCAGTAGTCCAGGAAAAAGAGGTACTTCACCCTCGTCTGTTTCGCCTCCACCCCGCCACCGTAGAAGCTCTCCAAATCCCCCTGCAGCCCAACGCGGCAGAGATGCCCGCTCCTCTCCCTCTGCCCATGCTACTCGAGTGTCTTCCAGTCCTCCAGCTCGATACGGGCCCTCGAGTTTATCCCCACAGAGACAAAGACGTCAGACGTCCCCATCTCACAGCACCAGACCCATTCGCAGGGTTTCCCGCACACCAGAACCACGCAAATCTCAGAG AGGTTCTCAGAGCCCCCAGCCTGTTAGGAGGCAGGTTTCACATTCACCATCtgcttctcctcctcctcccacGGCTCACAAGCGACCTGCTTCAGTCTCACCCTCTCGTTCTGCTAGCCGTTCTCCACCTCCACCTGCCAAAAAGAACAGCAGTGTCTCCCCGAGCCCATCACCTAACAAG AACTCAGATGCAGAAGGTggtaaaaagaagaaaaagaagaaagagaagaaacacaagaaagagaaaaaacacaagaagcATAAGAAACAGAAGAAGGAGAAGAGTGGAGAAGAAAAGAGTGGAGGGGTGGCAGGAGGACACGGACAGGAAGCAGAGCCAGACTCTGACCAGAAAAAG AGAGTGAAGTAG